Genomic DNA from Candidatus Kapaibacterium sp.:
CACCGCAGAGAGCAAGGGTGCAGCAGCCGTGATCATCGTTGACCCGCAGGGCGATTCTTCCAACGTCTTGCTCCCGCTCTCTCCCGAGGCGATGACGCCCCAGGCAAGCATCCCTGTCATCCACGCCCAACGCGTCGAAGCCGCCAAGCTCTTTCCGCGAGACCGCTCACTGTACACTCGTGAGCTGGAGATTCTGCGCACGCTTAAGCCCTACAGCTTCGAACTCCCACTGGTGGAGGCCCACATCACGGTAGAGCTGGAGACATCACAGGCAGAAGTGCCGAATGTCATCGGCTACATCCGCGGGAGCGATCCCCAACGAGCCCACGAATACATCATCCTGGGTGCTCACTTCGACCACCTAGGCTGGGGTGGTTCTGGCTCTCTGTCAACCTCTCAGCAACCGGCAATCCACCCGGGTGCCGATGACAATGCCTCTGGAGTCGCACTCCTCCTTGAGCTCGCCTCCCGCTTAGCTCAAGCCCCACCACCCCGGTCCGTGCTGTTGATTACCTTCAACGCGGAAGAGCGTGGACTCCTCGGCTCCAGCTCCTACGCACGTCGTCCCTTGCTCCCTTTGGACAGTGCGATCGCAATGTTCAACTTCGACATGGTAGGCCGTCTACGAGACAGCACCCTCATTGTACACGGCGTAGGAAGCTCTTCGGTGTGGCGTCCTCTGCTGGACTCCATAGTGCCCCTATTTGGCCTTCGAATATCAACGGCTGAAAGCGGCTTCGGCCCAAGCGACCATACGACCTTCCACGCCCGCGGTCTACCGGTCCTCTTCTTCTTCACTGGCCTCCACAGCGACTACCATCGCCCTAGCGACACCTGGGGCAAGCTCAACTACAGTGGCATGGCAACACTTGCTGATGCCGCTGAAGCCCTCATCCGCGCAGTCACCGCTCTCCCTCAACGCCCTGATTTCCAACGGACGCAGGCCCCAGCGGATCTACGTGCCCCAGGGCGGCTACGGGTTCGCCTTGGTATCATCCCAGACTACAGTGACCATCCCGAAGGTCTCCGCCTTAACGGTGTCAGCGAAGGGAGCCCAGCCGAACGGGCTGGACTTCGATCGGGAGACATCCTGACGGCGCTGGGAAGTACCCGGATCCGCACTATCTATGACCTCATGCAGGCACTCCAGGATTTCACCCCCGGGGACACGGCGACGGTAGAGTTCCTCCGTGATGGCATCCCCCGGAAAGCGACGGTTCGCTTCCAGCAGCCATAAGGCACCGCTGGTATGTCCATTGCGACGATTGTGACCGAGCGCTTCCGGCTGACCTCTACCTCTGGCGAGCACATCTTAGGAGACCTCCGTTGGC
This window encodes:
- a CDS encoding M28 family peptidase produces the protein MQSYRFSALLLLLYFSTWGLSQATESLSPTALRLREHVRFLASPELEGRAPGSPGNYRAAAYIAEHFRQAGVSPVAGRYEHPFSLVVDLRIGAGTRAEFTITVERLDLPRDMWRSYKVRWTPGKDFVPLSFSANGTARGTLVFAGFGISAPERGYDDYEGLDVQGKVVLILRGTPWDERLRSKLVREKLQEEKHSVDPRYASLRYKVSTAESKGAAAVIIVDPQGDSSNVLLPLSPEAMTPQASIPVIHAQRVEAAKLFPRDRSLYTRELEILRTLKPYSFELPLVEAHITVELETSQAEVPNVIGYIRGSDPQRAHEYIILGAHFDHLGWGGSGSLSTSQQPAIHPGADDNASGVALLLELASRLAQAPPPRSVLLITFNAEERGLLGSSSYARRPLLPLDSAIAMFNFDMVGRLRDSTLIVHGVGSSSVWRPLLDSIVPLFGLRISTAESGFGPSDHTTFHARGLPVLFFFTGLHSDYHRPSDTWGKLNYSGMATLADAAEALIRAVTALPQRPDFQRTQAPADLRAPGRLRVRLGIIPDYSDHPEGLRLNGVSEGSPAERAGLRSGDILTALGSTRIRTIYDLMQALQDFTPGDTATVEFLRDGIPRKATVRFQQP